One segment of Paraburkholderia caribensis DNA contains the following:
- a CDS encoding LysR substrate-binding domain-containing protein: MFTFKVRPFIETGQLVSFLQGLEPPPYPYHVVYPRNRYLSQRVRIFIDWLVGMFGELG, translated from the coding sequence ATTTTCACTTTCAAGGTACGGCCCTTCATAGAGACCGGGCAACTGGTGTCGTTCCTGCAGGGTTTGGAACCACCACCGTACCCTTACCACGTCGTTTATCCCCGCAACCGCTACCTCAGTCAACGCGTAAGGATTTTCATCGACTGGCTTGTTGGGATGTTCGGCGAACTGGGCTAA
- a CDS encoding YeeE/YedE family protein has product MVLLTALLGGLLFGVGLMVSGMANPAKVLGFLDLAGRWDPSLAFVMAGAIAVGSIAFLFAQRRKRSLLGLPMQIPASSAVTLRLVVGSAVFGIGWGLAGFCPGPALVALGAGFGKGWGFVAAMVCGMAVFEILERAKLSRQQA; this is encoded by the coding sequence ATGGTTTTGCTTACGGCATTACTTGGCGGGCTTCTGTTCGGCGTTGGTCTGATGGTGTCCGGCATGGCCAATCCGGCAAAGGTGCTGGGATTTCTCGATCTCGCGGGACGATGGGACCCGTCACTTGCATTCGTGATGGCCGGGGCGATAGCCGTCGGCTCAATCGCGTTCCTGTTTGCGCAACGCCGCAAAAGATCGCTGCTGGGTCTGCCCATGCAGATTCCAGCCAGCTCCGCCGTGACGTTGAGGCTCGTGGTGGGAAGCGCAGTGTTCGGCATCGGCTGGGGGCTCGCTGGATTTTGCCCGGGGCCTGCACTGGTCGCCTTGGGCGCCGGCTTTGGGAAAGGGTGGGGTTTTGTGGCCGCGATGGTCTGCGGCATGGCCGTGTTCGAGATTCTCGAGCGCGCGAAGCTGAGTCGGCAGCAGGCCTGA
- a CDS encoding TPM domain-containing protein: protein MNILKAARTVLLALIPFWSSVASADVGIPALTARVTDETATLTTEQRASLEQTLQAFEAKKGSQISVLIVPTTQPETIEQYSMRVVEQWKLGRKNIDDGALLIVAKDDRTLRIEVGYGLEGALNDATSSRIINEVIVPRFRRGDLYGGVSAGVSSMMNVISGEPLPAPDTQTRGDAGSVRGYLPVLFVLTLVAGGVLRSVLGRLVGSVATGGAVAVVAWLLSGAVLIAIVAGTIALFFTLLGSGLGAFVGGRAIGGGPGNASSRTTFRGGGGGFGGGGASGRW from the coding sequence TTGAACATCCTGAAGGCAGCGCGGACAGTACTACTCGCGCTCATTCCATTCTGGTCATCAGTCGCAAGTGCGGATGTCGGAATCCCTGCTTTGACTGCGCGGGTCACCGACGAAACAGCAACGCTCACGACCGAACAGCGGGCTTCGCTCGAGCAGACACTGCAGGCGTTCGAAGCGAAGAAAGGAAGCCAGATTTCCGTGCTTATCGTGCCAACGACACAGCCCGAAACGATCGAGCAATATTCCATGCGTGTTGTCGAGCAGTGGAAACTCGGTCGCAAGAACATCGACGATGGCGCACTCCTCATCGTCGCAAAAGATGACCGGACGCTTCGCATCGAGGTTGGTTATGGCCTCGAAGGCGCTCTCAACGACGCGACCAGCAGCCGTATCATTAATGAGGTGATTGTCCCGAGATTCAGGCGAGGCGATCTGTATGGAGGCGTGTCGGCCGGCGTCAGCAGCATGATGAATGTCATCAGCGGCGAGCCATTGCCAGCGCCAGATACGCAGACGCGCGGAGACGCCGGGAGCGTCAGGGGCTATCTGCCCGTACTCTTCGTCCTGACGCTGGTCGCAGGTGGAGTGCTTCGTTCGGTGCTCGGGCGTCTGGTGGGTTCAGTCGCGACGGGTGGCGCTGTTGCGGTGGTCGCATGGTTGTTGTCGGGGGCAGTTCTCATCGCAATCGTCGCCGGTACGATTGCCCTGTTTTTTACCCTGTTGGGGAGCGGGTTGGGGGCGTTCGTTGGGGGGCGTGCCATTGGTGGCGGCCCAGGTAATGCGTCCAGCCGCACGACGTTTCGCGGCGGCGGCGGCGGCTTTGGCGGCGGTGGGGCCTCGGGCAGGTGGTAG
- a CDS encoding LemA family protein, whose translation MENRNTPMRAMLTWLMAIAVLGISGCGYNAIQRQDEQVKASWSEVLNQYQRRADLVPNLVNTVKGYASQEKDVLTRVTEARAGVGSVQASPELINDPQAFSKFEAAQAQLTSSLSRLLVVSENYPQLKSDANFRDLQAQLEGTENRIAVARNRYIKAVQDYNVTVRSFPSNLTASVFGFKEKPNFSVSNEAAVSRPPQVNFEAAPAPASGATN comes from the coding sequence ATGGAAAACAGGAACACTCCAATGCGCGCAATGTTGACGTGGTTAATGGCAATCGCTGTGCTGGGAATCTCCGGCTGCGGCTACAACGCTATTCAGAGGCAGGACGAACAGGTGAAAGCGAGCTGGTCGGAAGTACTGAATCAGTACCAGCGTCGCGCCGACCTCGTTCCCAATCTCGTGAATACCGTCAAGGGCTACGCCAGCCAGGAAAAAGATGTGCTGACGCGTGTGACGGAAGCCCGCGCGGGAGTGGGGTCGGTGCAGGCCAGTCCGGAGCTGATCAACGATCCGCAAGCATTTTCGAAATTTGAAGCGGCGCAAGCCCAGTTGACGAGTTCGCTATCAAGGCTGCTGGTCGTGTCCGAGAACTATCCGCAATTGAAGTCGGATGCAAATTTTCGCGACCTGCAGGCGCAACTCGAAGGAACCGAGAACCGGATCGCCGTTGCGAGAAACCGCTACATCAAGGCAGTGCAGGACTACAACGTGACAGTGCGCTCGTTTCCGTCCAACCTGACGGCGAGTGTCTTCGGGTTTAAGGAGAAGCCCAACTTCTCGGTGTCGAACGAAGCCGCAGTTTCCCGGCCTCCGCAGGTTAATTTCGAAGCGGCCCCGGCGCCGGCGAGCGGGGCGACCAATTGA
- a CDS encoding TetR/AcrR family transcriptional regulator, which yields MIDHTTPRRASAAKAEGTCPRGRPREFDTAAVLTEASKVFWRNGFHGTSVDDLCNATGVLRGSLYGVFGDKHGIMMAALDHYAEGAIAGLVERLNANVPPDVALRNALLHHTRTASSLSGCFITNSTLELQPDDEALHAKIRAIQRRVVTLLAAAVIRGQATGVFNGDLDEKAAADFLLCMTQGLRVLNKCKRKEDELKAVVDIAMRALT from the coding sequence ATGATCGATCACACCACACCTCGGCGCGCGAGCGCCGCCAAGGCGGAGGGAACCTGTCCGCGTGGCCGCCCGCGCGAATTCGACACGGCAGCCGTGCTCACCGAGGCGAGCAAGGTGTTCTGGCGCAACGGTTTTCACGGGACATCTGTCGACGATCTCTGCAACGCGACGGGCGTGCTGCGCGGCAGTCTGTACGGCGTATTCGGCGACAAGCACGGCATCATGATGGCCGCGCTCGATCATTACGCGGAAGGAGCGATTGCCGGCCTCGTCGAGCGCCTGAACGCGAATGTCCCGCCCGATGTCGCGCTGCGCAATGCGCTGCTGCATCACACGCGCACCGCGTCGTCGCTGAGCGGCTGCTTCATCACCAATAGCACGCTCGAACTGCAACCCGACGACGAAGCGCTGCACGCAAAGATCCGCGCAATCCAGCGGCGCGTCGTCACGCTGCTCGCGGCGGCCGTGATCCGCGGTCAGGCCACGGGTGTATTCAACGGCGACCTCGATGAAAAGGCGGCCGCGGATTTTCTGCTGTGCATGACGCAAGGCTTGCGTGTGCTCAACAAATGCAAGCGCAAGGAAGACGAACTGAAAGCGGTCGTCGACATCGCGATGCGCGCGCTCACCTGA
- a CDS encoding YeeE/YedE family protein, whose amino-acid sequence MSIDFTSFTPGLSLAGGLVIGAAAAVLVLFNGRIAGISGILGGLLGAPQKDAGWRVAFLAGLIGSPVLAAMLGRPIAPDIQAGWSEILVAGFLVGIGTRYASGCTSGHGVCGISRGSIRSLVATATFMVSGFLTVFVSRHLL is encoded by the coding sequence ATGTCGATTGATTTCACGAGTTTCACGCCCGGTCTGTCACTGGCTGGCGGCCTGGTGATCGGCGCTGCGGCTGCCGTGCTCGTCTTGTTCAACGGGCGCATCGCCGGCATCAGCGGCATTCTCGGTGGCCTGCTGGGTGCGCCACAGAAAGACGCAGGTTGGCGTGTTGCTTTTCTTGCAGGGCTGATTGGATCGCCTGTGCTGGCGGCCATGCTGGGTCGCCCGATCGCGCCGGATATCCAGGCCGGATGGAGCGAAATACTCGTCGCTGGCTTTCTGGTTGGCATCGGCACGCGTTACGCGAGCGGTTGCACCAGCGGCCATGGCGTTTGCGGCATCTCGCGAGGGTCTATCCGATCGCTTGTCGCGACGGCGACATTCATGGTGAGCGGCTTTCTGACCGTATTCGTTTCCAGACATCTGCTGTGA
- a CDS encoding BON domain-containing protein: MTYTGLHNWLACRHCVSVKDKVSKVQELDMTPTATFRISPRDFELANSIVDVIRRDPSLCTEPVCVDVRDGNVTLRGTVSRYAAMIATCAAAEAVPGVCGVTSDLTVQIPGPLRRTDDEIRDAALAALKWKACLPPGSVNVCVRDGSVTLLGQVDWSYQKRLAEQVLEPLDGLTSICNKLCVSDRQVEMEVLRRIRTALQVAAQAQADAIEVEVRDGTVYLRGRLPCISGRAVACSAARGHPEVRRLCDELHVTT, encoded by the coding sequence GTGACATACACAGGGTTGCATAACTGGCTTGCCTGTCGTCACTGCGTCAGTGTCAAGGATAAGGTCTCCAAGGTACAGGAACTGGACATGACTCCGACGGCAACCTTTCGCATCTCGCCTCGAGATTTCGAACTAGCCAATTCGATAGTTGACGTCATTCGGCGCGATCCCTCGTTATGCACGGAACCCGTATGTGTCGACGTGCGCGATGGAAATGTGACCTTGCGGGGTACGGTGTCGCGCTACGCGGCGATGATCGCCACGTGCGCTGCGGCCGAAGCCGTACCAGGCGTCTGCGGTGTGACATCAGACCTGACCGTTCAGATACCTGGGCCGTTGCGCCGTACCGACGACGAAATACGCGACGCCGCGCTCGCCGCCCTCAAGTGGAAAGCATGCCTGCCGCCGGGCTCGGTGAATGTGTGCGTGCGCGACGGAAGCGTCACGCTGCTGGGACAGGTTGACTGGTCGTACCAGAAGCGGTTAGCCGAACAGGTCCTCGAACCGCTCGATGGCCTGACTTCGATATGCAACAAGCTTTGTGTCAGTGACCGCCAGGTTGAGATGGAAGTCCTACGGAGAATCCGCACGGCGCTGCAGGTTGCCGCGCAGGCGCAAGCAGACGCAATCGAAGTCGAAGTGCGGGACGGAACCGTCTATTTGCGCGGGAGGCTGCCGTGCATCAGCGGGCGTGCTGTAGCGTGCTCTGCCGCACGAGGTCACCCGGAAGTGCGCAGGCTGTGCGATGAATTGCATGTGACGACGTGA
- a CDS encoding YodC family protein produces the protein MLTATFDAFDTTQTVQIMVGDVVTLKAGGPRMTVTYAGAIARKTGEWLVCQWFDDHGELRQETFGQDEVWRQPRSIPAGLVHKFVGGVSV, from the coding sequence ATGCTGACTGCTACTTTCGACGCATTTGACACGACGCAAACGGTGCAAATCATGGTCGGTGACGTGGTGACGCTCAAAGCGGGCGGGCCGCGGATGACGGTGACTTATGCCGGGGCGATTGCCCGGAAAACGGGAGAATGGCTCGTTTGCCAGTGGTTCGATGACCATGGCGAATTGCGGCAGGAAACCTTCGGGCAGGATGAGGTGTGGCGGCAGCCACGGTCAATTCCGGCGGGGTTGGTGCATAAGTTTGTGGGTGGGGTTTCGGTTTGA
- a CDS encoding MFS transporter yields the protein MKASGVSLPSASRPGVDSAEPRVEVQGQQRFERQGLALTVLFVGAFLAPLDYFIVNLALPAIHTGLNASDAQLQLIVSAYASAYAVLLITGGRLGDLFGRRRMFMTGMAGFVVASALCGFAPNGHVLVIARIVQGMAASVMAPQVLATVRAVVPLHQQTRVMGFYGFVFGLASIVGQLGGGALITFQPFGLDWRAIFLINIPVGVLAFIGAWKYVPENQSATREGVDLKGVALLSLVLILLIYPMTHGREAGWPWWTFAMFALAVPALAAFIATERRVERSGGSPLVDLQLFRNPAFSTGLVLAFLFYCNSAFFLTYGIYLQTGLHWTPLQSGIAIMPFALGFVAGPLTSPAVVRRIGAYVLTLGFSMMALGFAVTGWAATHAALGASFYAGLVLAGVGQGLVLPSIMRIVLGEVEPAKAGLASGVVTSTLQIGSAFGTAAISGAFFGALSANASAAGYAYAFQRSLAINAVLMVICIALSVTLVRHQQRASLRAIKAA from the coding sequence ATGAAAGCGTCGGGCGTGAGTTTGCCGTCCGCGTCCCGGCCCGGCGTCGACAGCGCGGAGCCGCGCGTCGAGGTGCAAGGGCAGCAGCGTTTCGAGCGGCAAGGGCTTGCGTTGACCGTGCTGTTCGTCGGGGCCTTTCTCGCGCCGCTCGACTATTTCATCGTCAATCTGGCGCTGCCCGCGATCCACACGGGCCTGAACGCCAGCGACGCGCAATTGCAGCTGATCGTGTCCGCCTACGCGTCGGCGTACGCGGTGTTGCTGATCACGGGCGGGCGGCTCGGCGACCTGTTCGGCAGGCGGCGCATGTTCATGACGGGGATGGCGGGCTTCGTCGTCGCGTCTGCGCTGTGCGGTTTTGCACCGAATGGTCACGTGCTCGTGATCGCGCGCATCGTGCAGGGCATGGCTGCCTCGGTGATGGCACCGCAGGTGCTCGCGACGGTGCGGGCCGTCGTGCCGCTGCATCAGCAGACTCGCGTGATGGGCTTTTACGGCTTCGTGTTCGGACTCGCGTCGATCGTCGGGCAGCTGGGCGGCGGTGCGCTGATCACCTTCCAGCCGTTCGGTCTCGACTGGCGCGCCATTTTTCTGATCAACATTCCCGTCGGCGTGCTGGCGTTTATCGGCGCGTGGAAGTATGTGCCGGAAAATCAGTCTGCGACGCGCGAGGGCGTCGATCTGAAAGGCGTCGCGCTGCTGTCGCTGGTGCTGATCCTGCTGATCTATCCGATGACGCACGGCCGCGAAGCGGGCTGGCCGTGGTGGACCTTCGCGATGTTCGCGCTCGCCGTGCCTGCGCTTGCCGCGTTCATTGCCACTGAACGTCGCGTCGAGCGCAGCGGCGGCAGCCCGCTCGTCGATCTCCAGCTGTTCCGCAATCCGGCCTTTTCGACGGGGCTCGTGCTCGCCTTTCTGTTCTATTGCAATAGCGCGTTCTTTCTCACGTACGGCATCTATCTGCAGACGGGTTTGCACTGGACGCCGCTGCAATCCGGCATCGCGATCATGCCGTTCGCGCTCGGCTTCGTCGCCGGGCCGCTGACGTCGCCCGCGGTGGTGCGGCGCATCGGGGCTTATGTGCTGACGCTCGGCTTTTCGATGATGGCGCTTGGTTTCGCGGTGACGGGCTGGGCTGCGACGCACGCGGCGCTCGGTGCATCGTTTTATGCCGGGCTCGTTCTTGCCGGCGTCGGGCAAGGGCTCGTGTTGCCGTCCATCATGCGCATCGTGCTCGGCGAAGTGGAGCCGGCGAAGGCGGGGCTTGCATCGGGCGTGGTGACGTCGACGCTACAGATCGGCTCGGCGTTCGGCACGGCTGCCATTAGCGGCGCGTTCTTTGGCGCATTGTCGGCGAACGCATCGGCGGCCGGCTATGCGTATGCGTTCCAGCGCAGCCTTGCGATCAACGCGGTTTTGATGGTGATCTGTATTGCGCTCAGCGTGACGTTGGTCCGGCATCAGCAGCGCGCTTCCTTGCGGGCGATCAAGGCCGCTTAG
- a CDS encoding TPM domain-containing protein, translating into MGMKRIVRHLLLTRWNVKVAFPPRTLRAIEKAVLASHQAHIGQVRFVVEGALPIEALLTSMSARERAIDVFSQLRVWDTEHNNGVLIYLLLADRDVEIVADRGVHAHVLATEWESICQSMEANFRRGKYEAGVLLGVEQVSELLERHFPARQDRRSELPSKPAVL; encoded by the coding sequence ATGGGAATGAAACGGATAGTGAGACACCTGCTCCTCACGCGGTGGAACGTAAAGGTTGCCTTCCCTCCGCGCACGCTACGCGCAATCGAGAAAGCGGTTCTGGCAAGTCATCAGGCCCATATCGGGCAGGTTCGATTCGTGGTCGAGGGAGCGCTTCCAATCGAGGCGCTGTTGACCAGCATGTCTGCAAGAGAGCGGGCGATCGACGTCTTTTCACAACTGCGGGTGTGGGACACCGAGCACAACAATGGCGTACTCATCTATCTCCTGCTTGCCGACCGTGACGTCGAAATCGTTGCAGATCGAGGCGTGCATGCTCACGTGCTCGCCACCGAGTGGGAATCCATCTGCCAGAGCATGGAGGCGAATTTTCGGCGTGGAAAGTATGAAGCCGGCGTGCTGCTGGGTGTCGAGCAGGTAAGCGAACTGCTCGAAAGGCACTTTCCCGCCAGGCAGGACCGGCGAAGTGAGTTACCGAGCAAGCCAGCTGTATTGTGA